A single genomic interval of Lathyrus oleraceus cultivar Zhongwan6 chromosome 7, CAAS_Psat_ZW6_1.0, whole genome shotgun sequence harbors:
- the LOC127104540 gene encoding uncharacterized protein LOC127104540, which produces MGLGERGGMTSFFSAILALLIYGVILFPNDDDYINHSIISVFVSGNLVPALVSDVYYCLHTRHEKRNGVVLSCASMLYTWLISHMPQNGPWVDFLKDLRWSQKFASLTAEALVWYLPASNVEQVIMSCGDFPNVPLMGPRGCINYNLSLALRQLGYPMENEPRVELLKDFIFPDIHRKGKELGKRDCRAKESYRQWVVQRAKEVKIPHSVDVPIPPPEPEPVHASKKEVDALKAIIAQFTKENEDLRSKLHALDRDHARLKRKSEEDLKLLSERRKKAKIEEDLIKKYQEGLAQADMGLSSLCKQLKQMEKEQGDNHHWFELAVKEKKALRDETDLEIQDLKLALREAKTKIEVERRLKEEAIRISYVTPQIWKEKCHQVEIAITTVEH; this is translated from the exons ATGGGCCTTGGAGAAAGAGGGGGAATGACTTCCTTTTTCAGTGCCATCCTTGCTCTACTGATTTATGGAGTCATCTTGTTCCCAAATGACGACGACTACATAAACCACTCCATCATCAGCGTGTTCGTGTCTGGGAATCTCGTCCCTGCATTGGTGTCTGATGTGTACTACTGCTTGCACACTAGGCATGAGAAGAGAAATGGCGTCGTGTTGAGTTGTGCTTCAATGTTGTATACTTGGCTTATATCTCATATGCCTCAAAATGGGCCTTGGGTGGACTTCCTGAAAGATTTGAGGTGGTCCCAGAAGTTTGCTTCTCTCACCGCCGAAGCTTTGGTTTGGTACCTTCCTGCCTCCAACGTAGAGCAAGTGATCATGAGCTGTGGAGACTTCCCGAATGTGCCACTCATGGGTCCACgaggttgcatcaactacaacctTTCGTTGGCCCTGAGACAATTGGGATACCCGATGGAGAATGAACCAAGAGTTGAACTACTAAAGGACTTCATTTTTCCTGAT ATTCATCGCAAAGGCAAAGAGCTAGGCAAGCGTGATTGCCGAGCTAAAGAGTCATACCGCCAATGGGTGGTGCAAAGGGCCAAGGAAGTCAAGATACCACACAGTGTGGATGTCCCGATTCCTCCTCCAGAACCAGAACCAGTACATGCTTCTAAGAAAGAAGTGGATGCACTGAAAGCAATTATCGCTCAATTTACCAAAGAAAATGAGGACTTGCGATCAAAGCTTCATGCATTGGATAGAGACCATGCTAGGCTGAAAAGGAAGAGCGAGGAAGACCTCAAGCTTTTATCAGAAAGAAGAAAGAAGGCTAAAATTGAGGAAGATCTCATTAAGAAATACCAAGAGGGTTTAGCTCAAGCAGATATGGGGTTGAGTTCTCTCTGCAAACAGCTGAAACAGATGGAGAAAGAACAAGGGGACAACCACCATTGGTTCGAGTTGGCTGTCAAGGAGAAGAAGGCATTGAGAGATGAGACTGACCTGGAGATTCAGGATCTCAAGCTTGCCCTCCGCGAGGCCAAGACCAAGATAGAGGTGGAACGTCGCCTCAAAGAGGAGGCAATAAGGATTTCATATGTTACCCCTCAAATATGGAAGGAGAAGTGCCACCAGGTTGAGATTGCCATCACAACTGTCGAACACTAG